A single Ignavibacteriales bacterium DNA region contains:
- a CDS encoding aldo/keto reductase, producing the protein MNYKLLGKTGLKVSEVCLGTMTFGEEWGYGANKEISRKVFNTFVEAGGNFVDTANRYTEGTSESFLGEFAKPVRDKIILATKYSLYNEKGEINAAGNNRKNMIYSLEKSLKRLQTEYIDLYYLHIWDGLTGADEILRAFDDLISSGKILYAGISDTPAWIVSQANTIAEFRGWNRFQAVQAEYSLITRDAERDLLPMADSFDMAVTAWAPLAGGALTGKYLNNDNDKKRLKPESKRLNERSVAIAKEVYTIAQELGVPSAAVAVKWVMQRPQVIIPVIGAKNAEQLKESLAYSSVTLTDDHLARLEKVSAIEYGFPHDFIRSAAARELVYGGMESKILKHRR; encoded by the coding sequence GTGAACTATAAACTGCTCGGAAAAACAGGACTTAAAGTTTCGGAGGTCTGTCTTGGAACAATGACTTTTGGTGAGGAGTGGGGCTACGGCGCCAACAAGGAAATAAGCCGCAAGGTATTTAACACGTTCGTGGAAGCCGGAGGCAACTTTGTTGATACCGCTAACAGATATACAGAAGGAACATCAGAATCTTTCCTGGGTGAATTTGCAAAACCGGTTCGCGATAAAATTATTCTGGCAACCAAATACTCCCTCTATAATGAAAAGGGGGAAATTAACGCCGCGGGGAATAACCGGAAAAACATGATCTACTCACTTGAAAAAAGTCTTAAACGCCTGCAGACCGAATATATAGACCTCTACTATCTGCATATATGGGATGGTCTTACCGGCGCAGATGAAATCCTCCGCGCGTTTGATGATCTGATATCTTCCGGTAAGATTCTGTATGCCGGAATATCCGACACACCTGCGTGGATTGTCTCACAGGCAAATACCATTGCTGAGTTCCGCGGGTGGAACAGATTTCAGGCGGTACAGGCAGAATACAGTCTGATAACCCGTGATGCAGAGCGAGATTTACTGCCGATGGCAGACTCATTCGATATGGCCGTCACTGCCTGGGCTCCTCTTGCAGGAGGTGCGCTTACGGGAAAGTACTTAAACAATGACAATGATAAGAAACGGCTGAAACCGGAAAGCAAACGCCTGAATGAACGGTCTGTTGCCATTGCGAAAGAAGTATATACCATCGCGCAGGAGCTCGGAGTGCCTTCCGCCGCGGTTGCCGTGAAGTGGGTTATGCAGCGTCCGCAGGTGATTATACCGGTTATCGGTGCTAAGAATGCGGAGCAGTTAAAAGAGAGTCTTGCTTATAGTTCAGTTACCCTGACCGATGACCACCTTGCCCGCCTGGAAAAAGTAAGCGCCATAGAGTACGGTTTCCCTCATGATTTCATCAGAAGCGCTGCAGCCAGAGAACTGGTTTATGGCGGAATGGAATCAAAGATCCTGAAACACAGAAGATAA
- a CDS encoding FAD-binding oxidoreductase: MKVITNTDEFPDYLKDASNFRGNCDALLMPVHEEEIQEAVEFAGREGLPLTIAGNGTGLTGGRVPQGGAVLSLEKIPHRILFDEEKKCVTVSAGLPLIRLLEAVDERGLFFPPDPTEKLCACGGIVATNASGAKSFSYGAVRNFVESLDLILADGSSFTVKRGEFIASGNTFGTLTFLREGNLTFSPLPMPEVKNASGYFLKSGMDLIDLFIGSEGTLALTRNITFRLLPKPAGILSCLANFVTEEGALDFIQELRLLSGEQKPLAIEYFDQGALRLLKADYHFTDDRAAAAVWFEFETAEEIPEPLLDILTALFAGCGGKGEIMMASSPGERRQLELMRHAAAYKVNEYIASRGVRKLGTDTAVPAAAFRDFYFESRNLVKKSGLDYVIYGHFGNSHIHLNMLPENQTQFEAGKEIYAELCKNAILRGGTVSAEHGIGKIKKDYLRMMYGEAGIGAMKEVKRVFDPGFRLGRGNLFDPD; this comes from the coding sequence ATGAAAGTTATCACAAATACAGATGAATTTCCTGATTACCTGAAAGACGCTTCAAACTTCAGAGGAAACTGTGATGCTCTGCTGATGCCGGTGCATGAAGAGGAAATTCAGGAAGCGGTGGAGTTCGCGGGGCGTGAGGGATTACCACTAACCATTGCCGGCAACGGTACGGGACTGACCGGAGGACGGGTACCGCAGGGAGGCGCTGTGCTGTCTCTGGAAAAGATTCCTCACCGGATTTTATTTGATGAAGAAAAAAAATGTGTAACTGTTTCAGCCGGGCTTCCTTTAATCAGACTGCTTGAGGCGGTTGATGAGCGAGGCCTTTTTTTTCCGCCTGATCCTACCGAGAAACTCTGTGCCTGCGGCGGTATTGTTGCGACGAATGCTTCAGGAGCCAAGTCTTTTTCTTACGGGGCTGTCAGAAATTTTGTTGAATCACTTGATCTCATTCTCGCAGACGGAAGTTCTTTTACCGTTAAGCGGGGTGAGTTTATTGCATCCGGTAATACCTTTGGAACTCTGACGTTTCTCCGGGAAGGCAATCTTACTTTTTCTCCTCTCCCAATGCCGGAGGTGAAAAACGCTTCAGGTTATTTTCTCAAATCCGGAATGGACCTGATTGATCTTTTTATCGGTTCGGAGGGGACTCTGGCGCTCACACGGAATATAACGTTCCGGCTGCTTCCCAAACCTGCCGGTATCCTCTCCTGCCTGGCTAATTTTGTTACAGAGGAGGGGGCGCTTGATTTTATTCAGGAATTGCGTTTACTAAGCGGAGAACAGAAACCGCTTGCCATAGAATATTTTGACCAGGGAGCACTCCGGCTGCTTAAAGCGGATTACCATTTCACGGATGACCGGGCTGCGGCCGCGGTCTGGTTTGAGTTTGAAACAGCGGAAGAGATTCCAGAGCCATTACTGGATATCCTGACGGCACTATTCGCCGGCTGCGGGGGAAAAGGAGAGATTATGATGGCATCATCCCCGGGAGAAAGGAGGCAGCTTGAATTGATGCGTCATGCTGCCGCCTATAAGGTGAATGAATACATCGCTTCCAGGGGAGTGAGAAAGCTGGGGACGGATACAGCAGTACCGGCAGCCGCCTTCAGGGACTTCTATTTTGAAAGCAGAAATCTGGTAAAAAAATCCGGGCTGGATTATGTGATCTATGGCCATTTCGGGAACAGTCATATCCACCTGAATATGCTGCCGGAAAATCAGACACAGTTTGAGGCGGGGAAGGAAATCTACGCGGAATTGTGCAAAAACGCAATCCTGCGCGGCGGGACGGTCTCAGCGGAGCACGGAATTGGTAAAATCAAGAAGGATTACCTGCGGATGATGTACGGAGAGGCTGGAATAGGGGCAATGAAGGAGGTAAAACGTGTTTTTGACCCCGGTTTCAGGCTTGGGAGGGGGAATTTATTTGATCCGGACTGA
- a CDS encoding TRAP transporter large permease subunit, with amino-acid sequence MNDVLPLLFFAVVIIFLLSGFPVAFTLGGVSVVFGMLVFGFDFFYLLPLRIWGTMTNYVLISVPMFIFMGLMFEKSGIAEELLETLALIFGKLRGGLAFAVLFVGAILGASTGIVGATVVTLGVLGLPVMIKRNCDIQASAGIIAASGTLGQIIPPSVILILLGSVLNLPIGDLFIAATGPGIFLVLLYFVYILSVTLLRPAVFPAMPAEALAGFSHEGKLRRIVTSLLLPGMLVIAVLGSIFAGIASPTEAAAVGAMGAALLTLYKKKLSFENLKYVSTKTVTITSMVFMILIGASAFALVFRGLNGDRYLTELIIASELGPHLFLFLMMLLIFIAGFFIDFIEIVFILVPVIAPIAVHYGFDMKYIAILIALNLQTSFLTPPFGFSLFYLKGVAPEGVSTMQIYKGAVPYVIMQLLCLLAVALFPEISNWLLKTLK; translated from the coding sequence ATGAATGATGTCCTGCCGCTGCTCTTCTTTGCAGTAGTTATTATTTTCCTTCTCTCCGGATTTCCCGTTGCCTTTACCCTCGGAGGTGTTTCAGTAGTATTTGGAATGCTGGTTTTCGGGTTTGACTTTTTTTATCTGCTCCCCCTGCGCATCTGGGGAACTATGACAAACTATGTACTGATTTCCGTTCCAATGTTCATTTTTATGGGACTGATGTTTGAGAAATCAGGTATTGCCGAAGAGCTGCTTGAAACACTCGCCCTCATATTCGGGAAGCTGCGCGGGGGACTTGCCTTTGCCGTTCTTTTTGTCGGAGCAATTCTTGGTGCATCAACCGGCATCGTCGGGGCCACCGTTGTAACACTTGGCGTCCTCGGTCTTCCCGTTATGATTAAACGCAATTGTGATATACAGGCCTCAGCGGGAATCATCGCGGCATCAGGAACTCTGGGGCAGATTATTCCCCCGAGTGTTATTCTGATTCTGCTGGGAAGCGTTTTGAATCTTCCCATAGGTGATCTTTTTATTGCCGCAACCGGTCCGGGCATTTTTCTGGTGCTGCTTTACTTCGTATATATATTGTCGGTTACTCTGCTCCGACCGGCAGTATTCCCCGCCATGCCCGCTGAAGCACTGGCCGGGTTCTCGCATGAAGGAAAATTGCGGCGGATTGTTACCTCGCTTCTGCTCCCTGGAATGCTCGTAATTGCCGTGCTTGGTTCCATTTTTGCCGGCATTGCGTCTCCCACCGAAGCGGCTGCAGTCGGAGCAATGGGTGCAGCGCTTCTGACCCTCTACAAGAAAAAACTCTCGTTTGAAAACCTGAAGTATGTTTCAACCAAAACGGTTACCATTACTTCAATGGTTTTTATGATTCTCATAGGCGCTTCGGCATTCGCGCTGGTTTTCAGAGGGCTCAACGGAGACCGCTATCTGACGGAACTGATTATCGCCTCGGAACTTGGACCGCATCTTTTTCTTTTTCTTATGATGCTGCTCATTTTTATCGCGGGATTTTTTATTGATTTTATTGAGATTGTTTTTATTCTGGTGCCGGTCATCGCGCCCATTGCCGTGCATTACGGATTTGACATGAAATATATCGCCATCCTGATCGCGCTTAATTTGCAGACTTCGTTTCTGACTCCGCCTTTCGGGTTTTCACTTTTTTATCTCAAAGGTGTCGCTCCGGAAGGAGTTTCAACCATGCAGATATATAAAGGTGCAGTGCCCTATGTCATTATGCAGCTTTTATGCCTTCTTGCAGTCGCACTTTTCCCGGAGATTTCAAACTGGCTTCTGAAGACATTAAAATAG
- a CDS encoding TRAP transporter small permease subunit: MRLSKGAVSLITGVIDRVQRITGGAAAAVTILLLLIICYDVAARYIFSSSSVALQELEWHLYSLIFLLGAGYTYLTNEHVRIDVFHSGLNPRKQMIVEMAGIILFLIPFCITGIVSSEFFVTSSWRVLERSPDGGGLPGRYILKAMIPLSFLLLMLAGISTFIKTFIRFRGGEGKGLTHE; this comes from the coding sequence ATGCGTTTGAGTAAAGGTGCAGTATCATTAATCACCGGAGTTATTGACCGGGTTCAGAGAATAACCGGCGGAGCAGCGGCGGCTGTAACCATTTTACTCCTCCTGATCATCTGTTATGACGTGGCCGCGCGGTATATATTCAGCAGCAGCAGCGTTGCCCTGCAGGAGCTTGAGTGGCATCTTTATTCTCTTATCTTTCTCCTCGGAGCGGGATATACGTACCTGACCAATGAGCATGTCCGCATTGACGTTTTCCACTCCGGCCTGAATCCGCGGAAGCAGATGATTGTTGAGATGGCAGGCATTATCCTTTTTCTGATTCCTTTTTGCATCACTGGCATTGTTTCCTCAGAGTTCTTTGTCACCAGCTCCTGGCGTGTGCTTGAGCGCTCTCCTGACGGCGGCGGGCTGCCGGGGAGATATATACTGAAAGCCATGATTCCCCTTTCCTTCCTGCTTCTGATGCTTGCGGGGATAAGCACGTTTATTAAAACCTTTATCCGCTTTCGCGGCGGGGAAGGGAAGGGCCTGACACATGAATGA
- a CDS encoding YraN family protein, producing the protein MNSGSTKNKGDFGEKMAVDFLEQKGFAIIEKQYRYGKGEIDLIAWHGNTLVFIEVKTRLNLYFGLPEEGITKGKILQIRKTAEAYLHEKKITGTECRFDVVGILKTAEDEYKITHLENAFE; encoded by the coding sequence ATGAACTCCGGCTCAACTAAAAACAAGGGCGATTTCGGCGAAAAGATGGCTGTGGATTTTCTTGAACAGAAAGGTTTTGCCATTATTGAAAAACAATACCGCTATGGCAAGGGGGAAATTGATCTGATTGCCTGGCATGGCAATACGCTGGTCTTTATTGAAGTAAAAACACGGCTTAATCTTTATTTTGGTCTTCCCGAAGAAGGAATAACAAAAGGGAAAATCCTGCAGATCAGAAAAACCGCGGAAGCCTACCTTCATGAAAAGAAAATTACCGGTACCGAATGCCGGTTTGACGTGGTGGGAATCCTGAAAACCGCTGAAGATGAATATAAAATAACCCATCTGGAGAATGCGTTTGAGTAA
- a CDS encoding ribonuclease HII, whose protein sequence is MPENYKFDHSFRTGDISLIAGTDEAGRGPLAGPVVAAAVLFPPDIYIRGIGDSKKLSSRKREELFPEILRHALSFSFTIITPEKIDEINILQASLRAMSESVRKLTRRPEYILIDGNKSFPSDIPALPVIKGDGKSMAIGAASIIAKVIRDRIMTGLADEFPVYNWKSNKGYPTRDHIEAIRQHGITPHHRRSFLNNILEGRQYELRLN, encoded by the coding sequence CTGCCGGAAAATTATAAATTTGACCACTCCTTCCGCACGGGGGATATCTCCCTGATTGCCGGCACTGATGAAGCCGGACGCGGGCCTCTTGCCGGACCGGTGGTTGCCGCTGCAGTGCTTTTTCCGCCGGATATATATATCCGGGGTATCGGAGACTCAAAAAAACTGAGCAGCCGGAAACGGGAAGAGCTTTTTCCTGAAATCCTGAGACATGCGCTTTCTTTTTCCTTCACCATTATCACTCCGGAAAAAATTGATGAAATAAATATCCTGCAGGCATCGCTGCGCGCCATGTCTGAATCAGTCCGCAAACTCACCCGCCGGCCTGAATATATTCTGATTGACGGCAATAAATCCTTCCCTTCTGATATACCCGCCCTACCGGTGATTAAAGGTGACGGTAAATCTATGGCAATAGGCGCTGCATCCATTATTGCAAAAGTAATCCGGGACCGCATCATGACCGGGCTCGCGGATGAATTCCCCGTATATAACTGGAAAAGTAATAAGGGTTATCCCACCCGTGATCATATTGAGGCTATAAGGCAGCACGGCATCACGCCGCATCACCGCCGCAGTTTTTTAAATAATATCCTTGAGGGAAGACAGTATGAACTCCGGCTCAACTAA
- a CDS encoding geranylgeranylglycerol-phosphate geranylgeranyltransferase, whose translation MHNYILITRPLNLLITFLSAITGYWLAGGTDYGVMFLAGCSASLIAAGGNVINDIYDIETDRINRPGRPLPSGAIGLNAAFNYYLLLTLSGLILAVRVSYLAFAIAFAVFAGLWLYAYKLKRTALAGNFSVALFTGLVFPYGALAAGDISAGYFPFLFAFLTTLMREVLKDLEDISGDKATGAGTFPVLYGEKRGKVFVRITAAALFLSTLLPFIFGVYKIEFFIIVMIVVNPLAALAERSSWRNSLGNEGYRRASIYMKASMITGLIAIAAGKL comes from the coding sequence ATGCACAATTACATTCTGATAACCCGGCCGCTTAACCTGCTCATCACGTTCCTTTCGGCCATAACCGGCTACTGGCTTGCCGGCGGAACTGATTACGGGGTGATGTTTCTGGCAGGATGCTCTGCCTCCCTGATCGCTGCAGGAGGCAATGTCATCAATGATATCTATGATATCGAAACCGACCGGATAAACCGTCCCGGCCGACCGCTTCCCTCCGGAGCCATTGGGCTGAACGCAGCTTTTAATTATTACCTTCTGCTCACTCTCTCCGGGCTGATTCTGGCTGTAAGGGTTAGCTATCTTGCCTTTGCTATCGCCTTTGCCGTATTCGCCGGGCTCTGGTTGTATGCTTATAAACTTAAACGAACCGCACTCGCCGGTAATTTTTCTGTGGCGCTGTTCACCGGACTGGTTTTTCCTTATGGCGCCCTTGCGGCAGGCGACATATCAGCGGGGTATTTCCCCTTTCTCTTTGCATTTCTGACCACACTGATGCGTGAAGTACTGAAAGATCTGGAAGATATCAGCGGTGATAAAGCAACCGGCGCCGGCACTTTTCCCGTCCTCTATGGCGAAAAAAGAGGGAAGGTTTTTGTGCGGATAACGGCAGCCGCACTCTTTCTTTCCACACTGCTTCCCTTTATTTTCGGGGTTTATAAAATTGAGTTTTTTATTATCGTGATGATTGTGGTGAATCCTCTTGCGGCCCTTGCCGAGCGCTCCTCCTGGCGGAATTCCCTTGGGAATGAAGGATACCGCAGGGCGAGTATATATATGAAAGCTTCCATGATTACCGGACTGATTGCCATTGCTGCCGGAAAATTATAA